Proteins from a genomic interval of Streptomyces fodineus:
- a CDS encoding gamma-glutamylcyclotransferase family protein: MIASEPGPPLPFFVYGTLRPGEVNHDVFLRGRTASEEPARLPGAALYDGPGYPYAVERPGGEIRGELVTARPESYAGLLAALDRLEEYVPGDPRNLYERVARDVVRTTDGTRARAWVYLAAPRVATALRAEGNLIEDGDWLSRR, encoded by the coding sequence GTGATCGCTTCGGAGCCCGGACCCCCGCTGCCCTTCTTCGTCTACGGCACGCTGCGCCCCGGTGAGGTCAACCACGACGTGTTCCTGCGGGGCCGCACCGCGTCGGAGGAACCGGCCCGGCTGCCCGGCGCGGCGCTCTACGACGGCCCCGGCTACCCCTACGCCGTCGAGCGGCCCGGCGGCGAGATCCGCGGCGAACTGGTCACCGCCCGCCCGGAGTCGTATGCCGGCCTGCTCGCCGCCCTCGACCGCCTGGAGGAGTACGTCCCGGGCGACCCGCGCAACCTCTACGAACGCGTCGCCCGGGACGTCGTCCGCACCACCGACGGCACCCGCGCCCGGGCCTGGGTCTACCTGGCCGCTCCCCGCGTCGCCACCGCCCTGCGAGCCGAGGGGAACCTGATCGAGGACGGCGACTGGCTGTCCCGGCGCTGA
- a CDS encoding arylamine N-acetyltransferase family protein: MCDCEQFDLDAYLDRIACEGGRRAEPATLQGVHLAHALSLPFENLDPLSGRAPSLAPGDLMAKMVHGRRGGYCYEHNTLMWLALEALGFRVGGLAARVVLGAPTRCSRPRTHMMLRVSVPGEPEPYLADVGFGAAGSLLAPIPLVTGTEFEGGGRRHRLVTASHEGPLELLELQMYDGRDWVGQYAFTLEPFAAPDYEVFNWHVGTNPRSPFTRRPYLQRTTAERHLALDGDRLTETRADGTVTERMLADEAEARRVIEEDFGVAVPEGLSLLR, translated from the coding sequence ATGTGCGACTGTGAGCAGTTCGACCTCGACGCCTATCTGGACCGCATCGCTTGTGAGGGCGGCCGACGGGCCGAGCCGGCGACGCTGCAGGGCGTCCATCTGGCCCACGCGCTGTCGCTGCCCTTCGAGAATCTGGACCCGCTGAGCGGCCGGGCGCCCTCGCTGGCACCTGGCGATCTCATGGCCAAGATGGTCCACGGGCGGCGGGGCGGCTACTGCTACGAGCACAACACGCTGATGTGGCTCGCCCTGGAGGCGCTCGGCTTCCGGGTGGGCGGGCTGGCGGCGCGGGTGGTGCTGGGCGCCCCGACACGTTGCAGCCGGCCGCGCACGCACATGATGCTGCGGGTGTCGGTGCCGGGTGAGCCGGAGCCGTATCTCGCGGACGTCGGCTTCGGCGCCGCCGGCTCGCTGCTGGCCCCGATCCCGCTGGTCACCGGCACCGAGTTCGAAGGCGGCGGACGCCGGCACCGGCTGGTGACAGCGTCGCACGAAGGTCCGCTGGAGCTACTGGAGTTGCAGATGTACGACGGCCGGGACTGGGTCGGACAGTACGCGTTCACGCTGGAGCCGTTCGCAGCCCCGGACTACGAGGTGTTCAACTGGCACGTCGGCACCAATCCCCGCTCCCCCTTCACCCGCCGGCCGTATCTCCAGCGGACCACCGCCGAGCGTCATCTGGCCCTGGACGGCGACCGGTTGACCGAGACCCGAGCCGACGGCACGGTCACCGAGCGCATGCTCGCGGACGAGGCGGAGGCACGGCGCGTGATCGAGGAGGACTTCGGGGTCGCCGTACCCGAGGGGCTGTCCCTGCTGCGCTGA
- a CDS encoding GNAT family N-acetyltransferase, whose amino-acid sequence MCDDPRVNDLHVRPATEADLAALVRLRDDAARWMLARGITGQWQPGELDEDHFRQVMAHGEVWLAEAGGRIAGAWELWWEDEAAWGLQPPVAGYVHRLMVDRGAAAPGTGRLLLSAAELRVAAVGRTCVRLDCLAGNAQLNAYYRNAGYRVVGHMEGKPQPGGTPKSFTLLEKELRQAGQGEDRA is encoded by the coding sequence ATGTGCGACGATCCGCGAGTGAATGATCTACACGTCCGCCCGGCTACCGAGGCCGATCTGGCCGCCCTCGTCCGCCTCCGCGACGACGCGGCACGCTGGATGCTGGCCCGCGGCATCACCGGGCAGTGGCAGCCGGGAGAGCTGGACGAGGACCACTTCCGCCAGGTCATGGCGCATGGCGAGGTCTGGCTCGCGGAGGCCGGGGGGCGCATCGCCGGCGCCTGGGAGCTGTGGTGGGAGGACGAGGCCGCCTGGGGTCTGCAGCCGCCCGTGGCCGGATACGTGCACCGGCTCATGGTCGACCGGGGCGCCGCCGCGCCCGGAACGGGGCGGCTGCTGCTGAGCGCGGCGGAACTCCGAGTGGCTGCGGTGGGGCGGACTTGTGTGCGCCTGGACTGCTTGGCCGGTAACGCACAGCTCAACGCCTATTACCGGAACGCCGGTTACCGAGTCGTGGGCCATATGGAGGGCAAGCCGCAGCCGGGCGGGACGCCCAAGTCCTTCACTCTGCTGGAGAAGGAACTTCGGCAGGCAGGGCAGGGCGAAGATCGGGCCTGA
- a CDS encoding molybdopterin oxidoreductase family protein produces the protein MEPIASTPTHCPYCALQCGMNIMPLPQGGVEVTERTDFPVNRGALCGKGRTAAEVLSPAVRLTSPLVRSGGRLVEAGWDEALDRIAERLGSIRREYGADALGVFGGGGLTNEKAYALGKFARVVLGTSQIDYNGRFCMSSAAAAGTKAFGLDRGLPFPLEDIPKTGCVILVGSNPAETMPPSLRYFTELRENGGTLIVVDPRRTRTAEQADLHLAPRPGTDLALALGLLHLVVAEGRTDEEYIRERTTGWEEARAAAMAYWPEYVERITGVSVPRLREAVRLFCAPESAMVLTARGPEQQSKGTDTVGAWINLCLATGRAGRPLSGYGCLTGQGNGQGGREHGQKADQLPGYRKLDDPAARAHVAGVWGVDPDALPGPGRSAYELLDALGTDIRALLLMGSNPVVSAPRAAHIEERIKSLDFLAVCDVVLSETAELADVVLPVTQWAEESGTTTSLEGRVLLRRRAIAPPPGVHSDLHVLHELSARLGVEKGFPADPEEVFTELRRASAGGPADYSGITYRRLAEETGVFWPCPENPGEANHPGTPRLFLDRFAHADGRARFVAVTHRPTAEEPDAEYPLLLTTGRVVAQYQSGAQTRRVTELNAAAPGPFVELHPRLAARIGAAEGDPVTVTSRRGRATAPARITSAIRPDTVFMPFHWPGEGRANTLTNPALDPTSRMPEFKSCAVRVEVVGSRA, from the coding sequence ATGGAACCGATCGCCTCGACGCCCACCCACTGCCCGTACTGCGCCTTGCAGTGCGGGATGAACATCATGCCCCTGCCGCAGGGGGGCGTCGAGGTGACGGAGCGGACGGACTTCCCGGTGAACCGGGGGGCGCTGTGCGGCAAGGGCCGTACGGCGGCCGAGGTGCTGTCGCCCGCGGTGCGGCTGACCTCGCCGCTGGTGCGGTCCGGTGGCCGGCTGGTGGAGGCGGGCTGGGACGAGGCGCTGGACCGGATCGCCGAGCGGCTCGGGAGCATACGGCGGGAGTACGGCGCGGACGCGCTGGGTGTGTTCGGCGGGGGCGGGCTCACGAACGAGAAGGCGTACGCGCTCGGCAAGTTCGCGCGGGTGGTGCTGGGCACCTCGCAGATCGACTACAACGGCCGGTTCTGCATGTCGTCGGCCGCGGCGGCCGGTACGAAGGCGTTCGGCCTCGACCGGGGGCTGCCCTTCCCTCTGGAGGACATACCGAAGACGGGGTGCGTGATCCTCGTCGGGTCGAATCCGGCCGAGACGATGCCGCCGTCCCTGCGGTACTTCACCGAACTGCGGGAGAACGGCGGCACGTTGATCGTCGTGGACCCGCGCCGGACGAGGACGGCCGAGCAGGCGGACCTGCACCTGGCCCCCCGCCCCGGTACCGATCTCGCCCTCGCGCTGGGCCTGCTGCACCTGGTGGTGGCCGAGGGCCGGACGGACGAGGAGTACATCCGGGAGCGGACCACGGGCTGGGAGGAGGCGCGGGCGGCGGCGATGGCGTACTGGCCGGAGTACGTGGAGCGGATCACGGGGGTGTCCGTTCCCCGGCTCCGCGAGGCCGTCCGGCTGTTCTGCGCGCCGGAGAGCGCGATGGTGCTGACGGCCCGCGGGCCGGAGCAGCAGTCCAAAGGCACGGACACGGTGGGCGCGTGGATCAACCTGTGCCTGGCGACCGGCCGGGCGGGCCGCCCGCTGTCCGGGTACGGCTGTCTGACCGGGCAGGGCAACGGGCAGGGCGGGCGCGAACACGGCCAGAAGGCCGACCAGTTGCCCGGCTACCGCAAGCTGGACGACCCGGCGGCACGGGCGCACGTGGCCGGGGTGTGGGGGGTGGACCCGGACGCGCTTCCCGGCCCCGGACGCAGCGCGTACGAACTTCTCGACGCCCTCGGCACGGACATCCGGGCGCTGCTGCTGATGGGCTCCAACCCGGTGGTGTCCGCGCCGCGCGCGGCCCATATCGAGGAGCGCATCAAGTCCCTTGACTTCCTCGCCGTCTGTGACGTCGTGCTGTCGGAGACGGCCGAGCTGGCGGACGTCGTGCTGCCGGTCACCCAGTGGGCGGAGGAGAGCGGCACGACGACCAGCCTGGAGGGCAGGGTCCTGCTGCGCCGCCGGGCGATCGCCCCGCCACCCGGCGTCCACAGCGACCTGCACGTCCTGCACGAACTGTCCGCCCGGCTGGGAGTGGAGAAGGGCTTCCCGGCCGACCCGGAGGAGGTGTTCACCGAGTTGCGCCGGGCCAGCGCGGGCGGACCGGCGGACTATTCGGGGATCACCTATCGGCGTCTGGCGGAGGAGACGGGGGTCTTCTGGCCGTGTCCGGAGAACCCGGGCGAGGCGAACCACCCCGGCACCCCCCGCCTCTTCCTGGACCGTTTCGCGCACGCAGACGGACGGGCCCGCTTCGTCGCCGTGACCCATCGTCCGACGGCGGAGGAGCCGGACGCCGAGTACCCGCTGCTGCTGACCACCGGCCGGGTCGTCGCGCAGTACCAGTCGGGCGCGCAGACGCGGCGGGTCACCGAGCTGAACGCGGCCGCGCCCGGCCCGTTCGTGGAGCTGCACCCGCGCCTCGCGGCCCGTATCGGCGCGGCCGAGGGGGACCCGGTGACCGTGACATCCCGGCGGGGCCGGGCCACCGCGCCCGCCCGGATCACCTCCGCCATCCGCCCGGACACGGTCTTCATGCCGTTCCACTGGCCGGGCGAGGGCCGCGCCAACACCCTCACCAACCCGGCGCTCGACCCGACGTCCCGGATGCCGGAGTTCAAGTCGTGCGCGGTACGGGTGGAGGTCGTCGGGTCACGGGCGTAG
- a CDS encoding membrane-associated oxidoreductase has translation MEITDLTPAERRVRDAFPHGEGVDFRESDDEDPEQGASWGPQRTLRAEVLRALLLDGTVREGRIAGLKVWGARITGVLHLMYGTVDHPVRLRACHFEETPNLYGARIPALVLTDSVLPGLTAGTLRVDGTLRITCCRIAGRVRLAGARISGAFFANQARLGRPDQVLDEPVLQLGHADVGADVRAVGLVAHGEVRLKGTTVGGQVNLDDAVLRNPGGTALDAETLSVGTDLRGMRLRTDGRFNLRGVRIPHQLNLAYARLSHPEGVALRASSSVIGELWLREAAPVEGAVNLRRAQVDLLHVPPEAWPERVQIDGLSYRVLAPHLPPEQRLPLLEREAGGYLPYPYEQLTTAYRTVGDDAAARTVQLAKLRRHRRTLPPYARLWGWLQDAAVGYGFRPMRAAGWLLLLLCTGTLAFALHHPPALKPSEAPAFNPLFYTLDLLLPIIDFGQEGAYAPRGWYQWLSYLLIVTGWVLATTIAAGVSRSLSRQ, from the coding sequence ATGGAGATCACTGATCTGACGCCCGCCGAGCGCCGCGTCCGGGACGCCTTCCCGCACGGTGAGGGGGTCGACTTCCGGGAGAGCGACGACGAGGACCCCGAGCAGGGCGCCTCATGGGGTCCGCAGCGGACGCTACGGGCGGAGGTGCTGCGGGCGCTGCTGCTGGACGGAACGGTGCGGGAGGGACGGATCGCCGGGCTGAAGGTGTGGGGCGCGCGCATCACCGGGGTGCTCCACCTGATGTACGGGACGGTCGACCACCCGGTCCGGCTGCGGGCCTGCCACTTCGAGGAGACCCCGAACCTGTACGGGGCGAGGATCCCCGCCCTGGTGCTGACCGACTCGGTCCTCCCGGGGCTCACCGCGGGCACCCTCCGCGTCGACGGGACGCTGCGGATCACCTGCTGCCGCATCGCGGGCCGGGTACGGCTGGCGGGCGCGAGGATCTCCGGGGCGTTCTTCGCCAACCAGGCACGGCTCGGCCGCCCCGACCAGGTCCTTGACGAACCCGTCCTCCAGCTCGGCCATGCGGACGTGGGCGCGGACGTGCGGGCCGTCGGGCTCGTCGCCCACGGCGAGGTCCGGCTGAAGGGGACCACCGTGGGCGGGCAGGTGAACCTCGACGACGCCGTGCTGCGCAACCCCGGCGGCACGGCGCTGGACGCCGAGACCCTCTCGGTCGGCACAGATCTGCGGGGGATGCGGCTGCGCACCGACGGGCGGTTCAATCTGCGCGGCGTCCGGATTCCCCACCAGCTCAATCTCGCGTACGCCCGCCTGTCCCATCCGGAAGGGGTGGCCCTGCGCGCCAGCAGCAGTGTCATCGGCGAGCTGTGGCTGCGCGAGGCCGCGCCCGTCGAGGGGGCCGTCAATCTGCGCCGCGCCCAGGTGGACCTGCTGCACGTGCCGCCCGAGGCCTGGCCCGAGCGCGTGCAGATCGACGGGCTCAGCTATCGCGTCCTGGCGCCGCACCTGCCGCCCGAGCAGCGGCTGCCCCTGCTGGAGCGCGAGGCCGGCGGCTATCTTCCCTACCCCTACGAGCAGCTGACCACGGCCTACCGCACGGTCGGCGACGACGCCGCCGCGCGCACCGTCCAGCTGGCCAAGCTCCGCCGCCACCGGCGCACCCTGCCGCCGTACGCCCGGCTGTGGGGCTGGCTCCAGGACGCGGCCGTCGGCTACGGCTTCCGCCCGATGCGGGCCGCGGGCTGGCTGCTGCTCCTGCTGTGCACCGGCACGCTCGCCTTCGCCCTGCACCATCCGCCCGCTCTCAAGCCGTCCGAGGCGCCCGCGTTCAACCCGCTCTTCTACACCCTCGACCTGCTGCTGCCGATCATCGACTTCGGCCAGGAGGGGGCGTACGCGCCGCGTGGGTGGTACCAGTGGCTGTCGTATCTGCTCATCGTCACCGGCTGGGTGCTGGCGACGACGATCGCGGCGGGCGTCAGCCGCTCGCTGAGCCGGCAGTAG
- a CDS encoding SanA/YdcF family protein — protein MKIRRPRLPRTRRGQRRLVQAVMAGCVLALLPVTWLYVSTADRLRTTADAPRAQVAVVFGAGLWNGEPSPYLANRLDAAARLYRAGRVEVVLVTGDNSRKDYDEPDAMRTYLKKHGVPDRRIVSDYAGFDTWDSCVRARKIFGVDRAVLISQGFHIRRAVALCEAAGVDSYGVGVDAKHDVTWYYGGTREVFAAGKAVLDAVFHPDPTFLGPRENGVTKALAGARD, from the coding sequence ATGAAGATCCGCCGACCGCGGCTGCCGCGCACCCGTAGGGGGCAGCGGCGGCTGGTGCAGGCCGTGATGGCCGGGTGTGTGCTGGCGCTGCTGCCGGTGACCTGGCTGTACGTGTCCACGGCGGACCGGCTGCGCACGACGGCCGATGCCCCGCGGGCGCAGGTCGCCGTGGTGTTCGGGGCCGGGCTGTGGAACGGCGAGCCGTCGCCGTATCTCGCGAACCGGCTGGACGCGGCGGCGCGGCTGTACCGGGCGGGGCGGGTCGAGGTCGTCCTGGTCACCGGGGACAACAGCCGCAAGGACTACGACGAGCCCGACGCCATGCGCACCTACCTGAAGAAGCACGGCGTACCCGACAGACGGATCGTCAGCGACTACGCCGGGTTCGACACCTGGGACTCCTGCGTGCGGGCCAGGAAGATCTTCGGCGTGGACCGGGCCGTACTGATCAGCCAGGGCTTCCACATCCGGCGGGCGGTGGCGCTGTGCGAGGCGGCGGGGGTCGACTCGTACGGCGTCGGCGTCGACGCCAAGCACGACGTGACCTGGTACTACGGCGGAACACGCGAGGTGTTCGCGGCGGGCAAGGCGGTGCTGGACGCGGTGTTCCACCCGGATCCGACGTTCCTGGGGCCGCGGGAGAACGGGGTCACCAAGGCGCTGGCGGGGGCGCGGGACTGA
- a CDS encoding sirohydrochlorin chelatase, whose amino-acid sequence MTASHPSRSESDLHLDSTAHLMNSIGSRLAGQLRLVSPLGHRRAAPPALVLVAHGSRDPRALETVRTVLERVRELRPGLPVHLGHIELNEPLLPDTLAALGDTPAVLVPLLLSRGYHIKQDIPGMAASAAARTGVAAPLGPHPLLVETLYDRLLEAGWPTAMDGPTRRAGAVVLAAAGSRDPDSATDTRRTARLLADRLGVPVVPAYASAASPNVPTAVRALVARGRHKVAIASYFTAPGRFATQCAEAAPWMASAPLGAHPAMARLILHRYDQARTTRQPELASA is encoded by the coding sequence ATGACGGCGTCGCATCCTTCCCGCTCCGAGTCCGACCTCCACCTCGACAGCACGGCGCACCTCATGAACAGCATCGGCAGCCGGCTCGCGGGACAGCTCCGGCTCGTCTCCCCGCTCGGCCACCGCCGCGCGGCCCCGCCCGCCCTCGTCCTGGTCGCCCACGGCAGCCGCGACCCGCGCGCGCTGGAGACCGTACGGACCGTGCTGGAACGGGTACGCGAACTGCGCCCCGGTCTCCCCGTCCACCTGGGCCACATCGAGCTGAACGAGCCCCTGCTCCCGGACACCCTCGCCGCCCTCGGCGACACCCCCGCCGTCCTGGTTCCGCTGCTCCTCTCCCGCGGCTACCACATCAAACAGGACATCCCCGGCATGGCGGCCTCGGCGGCGGCCCGCACCGGCGTCGCCGCCCCCCTCGGCCCGCACCCCCTCCTCGTGGAGACCCTCTACGACCGCCTGCTGGAGGCCGGCTGGCCGACCGCCATGGACGGGCCGACCCGCCGGGCCGGCGCGGTCGTCCTGGCCGCAGCAGGCTCCCGCGACCCCGACTCGGCCACCGACACCCGCCGCACGGCCCGCCTGCTCGCGGACCGGCTCGGGGTTCCGGTCGTCCCGGCCTACGCCTCGGCGGCGAGCCCGAACGTCCCGACGGCGGTGCGCGCACTGGTGGCGAGGGGCCGGCACAAGGTCGCGATCGCCTCGTACTTCACGGCCCCGGGGCGCTTCGCCACCCAGTGCGCCGAGGCGGCCCCCTGGATGGCTTCGGCACCCCTGGGCGCCCACCCGGCGATGGCCCGCCTGATCCTGCACCGGTACGACCAGGCGAGGACGACGCGGCAGCCGGAATTGGCCTCGGCCTGA
- a CDS encoding deoxyguanosinetriphosphate triphosphohydrolase, whose protein sequence is MEGTALDNGPYDPTSAERWAPEPDKRPGRTAFQRDRARILHSAALRRLAGKTQVVTPGTHSQVWDASPRTRLTHSLECAQVGRELGAALGCDPDLVEAACLAHDLGHPPFGHNGEQALNAFADDCGGFEGNAQSLRLLTRIEPKRFTEERSVGLNLTRATLDAATKYPWPRGAHPTDPASRKFGVYEDDRPVFDWVRAHAPGTRTCFEAQVMDWSDDVAYSVHDVEDGLHAGHIDPNCLHAEPERQTVFEVAIGRYVPAGTDPAELSAALDRLQDEEWWPHGYDGTAAAQARLKDATSQLIGRFCLAAEGATRTAYGTGRLTRYGAELVVPREARMECAVLKAVADRYVMQRAEQERLRADQRVIVAELAEALTARAPEGLDPQFRTLFDGAGDDHARKRVIVDQIASLTDASALSLHARLTGHM, encoded by the coding sequence ATGGAAGGCACCGCACTCGACAACGGCCCCTACGACCCCACCTCGGCGGAGCGTTGGGCCCCCGAGCCCGACAAACGCCCCGGCCGCACCGCCTTCCAGCGCGACCGCGCCCGCATCCTCCACTCCGCCGCCCTGCGCCGCCTCGCGGGCAAGACCCAGGTCGTCACCCCGGGCACCCACAGCCAGGTCTGGGACGCCAGCCCCAGAACCAGGCTCACCCACTCCCTGGAGTGCGCCCAGGTCGGGCGGGAGCTCGGCGCGGCCCTCGGCTGTGACCCCGACCTCGTCGAAGCCGCCTGCCTGGCCCACGACCTCGGCCACCCGCCCTTCGGCCACAACGGCGAACAGGCGCTGAACGCCTTCGCGGACGACTGCGGCGGCTTCGAGGGCAACGCCCAGTCCCTGAGGCTCCTCACCCGCATCGAGCCCAAACGGTTCACCGAAGAACGGTCCGTCGGCCTCAACCTCACCCGCGCCACCCTCGACGCCGCCACCAAGTACCCCTGGCCGCGCGGCGCCCACCCCACCGACCCGGCATCGCGGAAGTTCGGCGTCTACGAGGACGACCGCCCGGTGTTCGACTGGGTCAGAGCGCACGCCCCCGGCACCCGCACCTGCTTCGAGGCCCAGGTCATGGACTGGTCGGACGACGTGGCGTACTCGGTGCACGACGTCGAGGACGGCCTGCACGCCGGCCATATCGACCCCAACTGCCTGCACGCCGAGCCCGAACGGCAGACGGTGTTCGAGGTCGCCATCGGCCGGTACGTCCCCGCCGGCACCGACCCGGCCGAGCTCTCCGCCGCCCTCGACCGGCTCCAGGACGAGGAGTGGTGGCCGCACGGCTACGACGGCACGGCGGCCGCCCAGGCCCGCCTGAAGGACGCCACCAGCCAGCTCATCGGCCGGTTCTGCCTGGCCGCCGAGGGCGCCACGCGCACCGCGTACGGCACCGGCCGGCTCACCCGCTATGGCGCCGAACTGGTCGTACCCCGCGAGGCGCGCATGGAGTGCGCGGTGCTCAAGGCGGTCGCGGACCGCTATGTGATGCAGCGCGCCGAGCAGGAGCGGCTGCGCGCCGATCAGCGGGTGATCGTCGCCGAGCTGGCCGAGGCGCTGACCGCTCGCGCGCCCGAGGGGCTGGATCCGCAGTTTCGGACGCTCTTCGACGGGGCAGGCGACGACCACGCGCGCAAGCGGGTGATCGTCGACCAGATCGCCTCCCTCACGGATGCCTCGGCGCTCTCCCTGCACGCCAGACTGACGGGGCATATGTGA
- a CDS encoding NAD(P)/FAD-dependent oxidoreductase gives MVDADQTFVIVGGGLAGAKAAETLRAEGFTGRVILISDERDHPYERPPLSKGYLLGKEERDSVFVHEPAWYAQNDIELHLGQTVDRIDRTAKTVRFGDDGTLVRYDKLLLVTGAEPRRLDIPGTDLAGVHHLRRLAHAERLKGVLAALGRDNGHLVIAGAGWIGLEVAAAAREYGAEVTVIEHGPTPLHGVLGPELGGVFAELHREHGVRFHFGRELTEIVGQDGVVLAARTDDGEEHPAHDVLAAIGAAPRVGLAEAAGLEIADRAHGGGIVVDERLRTRDPDIYAAGDVANFPLELFGTRVRVEHWANALNGGPAAARSMLGQDVTYDRVPYFFTDQYDLGMEYSGWAPAGSYDEVVIRGDAGKREFIAFWVKEQRVLAGMNVNVWDVTEQIQKLIRSKARVDTEALADPHVPLDSLAP, from the coding sequence GTGGTCGACGCGGATCAGACATTCGTCATCGTCGGGGGCGGGCTCGCCGGCGCGAAGGCGGCCGAGACGCTCCGGGCGGAGGGCTTCACCGGCCGGGTGATACTGATCAGTGACGAGCGCGACCACCCCTATGAACGCCCGCCGCTGTCCAAGGGCTATCTGCTCGGCAAGGAGGAGCGCGACAGCGTCTTCGTGCACGAGCCCGCCTGGTACGCGCAGAACGACATCGAGCTGCACCTCGGCCAGACCGTCGACCGCATCGACCGTACGGCGAAGACGGTCCGCTTCGGCGACGACGGCACCCTCGTCCGCTACGACAAGCTGCTGCTCGTCACCGGTGCCGAGCCCCGCCGCCTGGACATCCCGGGCACGGACCTGGCGGGCGTGCACCATCTGCGCCGTCTCGCGCACGCCGAGCGCCTCAAGGGTGTCCTCGCCGCCCTCGGCCGGGACAACGGGCACCTGGTGATCGCGGGCGCCGGCTGGATCGGCCTGGAGGTCGCGGCGGCGGCCCGCGAGTACGGCGCGGAGGTCACGGTGATCGAGCACGGGCCGACCCCGCTGCACGGTGTCCTCGGCCCCGAGCTGGGCGGCGTCTTCGCGGAGCTGCACCGCGAGCACGGGGTCCGCTTCCACTTCGGGCGGGAGCTCACCGAGATCGTCGGCCAGGACGGCGTGGTCCTCGCGGCCCGCACCGACGACGGCGAGGAGCACCCGGCGCACGACGTCCTCGCCGCGATCGGCGCGGCCCCCCGCGTCGGCCTCGCCGAGGCGGCGGGCCTGGAGATCGCCGACCGGGCGCACGGCGGCGGCATCGTGGTCGACGAGCGGCTGCGCACCCGCGACCCCGACATCTACGCCGCCGGTGACGTGGCGAACTTCCCGCTCGAACTCTTCGGCACCAGGGTCCGGGTCGAGCACTGGGCCAACGCGCTGAACGGCGGCCCGGCGGCGGCCCGCTCGATGCTCGGCCAGGACGTCACCTACGACCGCGTGCCCTACTTCTTCACCGACCAGTACGACCTGGGGATGGAGTACAGCGGCTGGGCGCCGGCCGGGTCGTACGACGAGGTGGTGATCCGGGGTGACGCCGGGAAGCGGGAGTTCATCGCGTTCTGGGTGAAGGAGCAACGCGTGCTCGCCGGGATGAACGTGAACGTGTGGGATGTCACAGAGCAGATCCAGAAACTGATCCGCTCCAAGGCCCGGGTGGACACGGAGGCGCTGGCCGACCCGCACGTACCGCTGGACAGCCTCGCGCCCTGA